The DNA segment AGGACGAACTATCCGCTGGTGGCCGTGAACTGCGCCATGCTCTCGGAGGGTGTGCTGGAGAGCGAGCTCTTCGGGCATGAGAAGGGGGCTTTCACGGGCGCTGTCAAGCAGAAGAAGGGCGTCTTCGAGCTGGCCGACCAGGGTACGCTCTTTCTGGACGAGATCGGCGAAATCAGCCCGGCGACCCAGATCAAGCTCCTGCGGTTCCTGGAGGAAAGAGAGCTGCAGCGGGTGGGCGGGACCAAAAAGATCAACGTGGACGTGCGGATCATTGCCGCCACGAACCGCAACCTGATGAAGAGGGTCGAAGAGGGCCGGTTCCGGGAGGATCTCTACTACCGCCTGAATGTGATCGCCTTCAACATTCCTCCGCTCCGTGAGCGACGCGAGGACGTCCCCCTCCTGACGGACCACTTCCTGGATCTGTACGGCCGCCTGCTGGGGAAAAGCGGCCGTCGCCTGAGCCGGGAAGCGATGGACGCCCTCTCCCGCTATCCCTGGCCCGGGAACGTCCGGGAACTGAGGAACGTGATCGAGAGGGCCGTGCTCCTGAGCGACGGCCCGGAGATCGGCGTGCAGGACGTTCCCCTGGAGATCTCGGGACGACACAACGGCCCGGAGGGGTCGGGCGTGAAATACATTGAAGACATGCCCCTGGATCTGCTCATCAAGAACTACACCGAGAGCATCCTGGCCCGCTACAGAAGCAATCGGACGAAGGCCTCGGAGGTCCTGGGCATCACGAGGCAGAGGCTGCGAAGGATTCTCAAGTCCCAGCCGGATTAAATCGAACCGCAGGCCGATTCAATTTCATCCGCAGGTATCCTTTTGAATCCATTGAAGATGGGTAAAGGCGGGCTTCCGCCGACGGCCGGAAGTGGATGGTCCTCATCCAGCAGCCCGTGCCCGACGCCGTTTTCTCCGGGAGTCGCCCTTTTCCTCCCGTTTCCCCCGTGCACCGCAGCCCCGTTCCTGCGGGGGTTTTCGCGCCCTGGAGCGGACCGGCCGCCGTCCGTCCGGGCCGGCGGGCATGTCTTTTGCTGCATGGGCGGCGTTCCGTGATTGCATACCTCAATTCAAGGAGGGTGGCTATGGAGAAGAAGGATCCTTTCCGGGTAGAGCGCGAGGGACACGTTGCCTGGCTGGTCCTGGACCGTCCCGAGAAGCGAAATTCCATGGGATTGAATTTCTACGACGAGCTTGGGAGGCACTTCCGGGCCTTCGATGAAGATCCCGACGTGCGCGTCGTGGTGATCCGGGCGGAGGGGAAGTGCTTCACCTCGGGAACCGACCTGGGCGAACTGGCGACGTTCTACGGCCAGAAGAATGCCGGGCAGCGGGAGGACCTACGCATCACGATCCGCAACGCCCAGCAGGGCATGGACTGGGTCGAGCGCTGCCGGAAACCCGTCATTGCCGCGGTGCACGGCCACTGTCTCGGTGGCGGCGTCGATCTCCTGTCGGCCTGCGACATCCGCATCGCCTCCCGGGACGCTGTTTTCAGCGTCCGGGAAGTGCGGGTGGCCTTCATTGCCGACGTTGGGACCCTGCAGCGGCTTCCGCACATCATTGGGCACGGCTGGTTCCGCGACCTCGCCCTGACGGGCCGGGATTTCGGGGCCGAGGAGGCCCTGAAAATGGGGTTCATCACCGGGATTTACGACGACCGGGAGGCCGTCGTCGAGGGAGCGGGGAAACTGGCCGGGCAGATCGCGTCCTATTCGCCCCTGGCCGTGCAGGGCACGAAGGACGTCCTCTTGTACAGCCGGGACAAGGGGATTCAGGCCGGCCTGGAATACACCGCCCAGAAGAACGCCGCCGTCGTTCCCTCCGAGGACATGATCGAGGCCGCCATGGCGTTCATGGAGAAAAGGGCGCCCGTCTACAAGGGAAAATAGATGCCCGGTCCCGGTCCGGACCAGGGTGAAGAAAGGATGGGAGAACATGGATTTCCAGTTGAGCGAAGACCAGAAGATCTTCAAGGCGACCCTGCACAAGTTCGTCGATGAAGTGATTATCCCGCGGGCTCCGGAAGTGGACCAGGACGGGATTTTCCCGACGGAAAACTTCAAGGCCATGGCGGATCTCGGCCTGTTTGGCATCTCCATCCCCCAGGAGCACGGCGGCAGCGGCGAGGGCATCATGTCCTGCGTGCTGGCCATGGAGGAGCTCGGGCGGGGATGCGCCTCCACGGCGAACACCTTCGGCTCCCACGCGATTCTCTGCACCGAGAACATCTGCCGCAACGGGAACGAGGAGCAGAAGAAAAAATACCTTCCCAGCCTGATCGAGGGCAAAAAGATCGGCGCCATCGCCATCACCGAGCCGGAGGCCGGTTCGGACGCCCTGTCCATGAAGACCCGGGCCGTCCGGAAGGGCGACCGCTACATCCTGAACGGAACGAAGATGTTCATCACCAACGGTCCTGTCTGCGACGTTGTTCTCGTGTACGCGAAGACCAATCCCGATGCGGGCCCGAAGGGCATATCGGCCTTTGTCGTCGAGCGCGGGTTCAAGGGGTTCTCCAGCGGCAAGACGCTGAAAAAGATGGGCGTAAAGGGATCGCCCACGGGAGAACTGGTGTTCGAGGACTGCGAGGTTCCCGCGGAGAACCTCGTCGGGGAGGAAAACGGCGGCATCCGGGTCCTCATGAACGGCCTGGACCGGGAGCGGATCGTCTACTCCATCTGCCCCATCGGCGTCGCCCAGGGGGCCTTTGACGTTGCCTTCCGCTATGCCCAGGAGCGGATCCAGTTCGGGCTGCCCATCATCAGCTTCCAGATGATCCAGGAGATGCTGGCGGAGATGGCGACGGAGCTGCACGCGGCCCGCCTCATGGCCTACTGGGCGGCCACGACGGCCGACCAGGGCGGGCGGGTCCGCCTGGAGGCCTCCTACGCCAAGCTGTTCTGCTCCCAGGTGGGGATGCGCACCGTGGACAAGGCCGTGCAGATTCTCGGCGGATACGGCTTCATCAGCGAGTTTCCCGTGGAGAGGATGTACCGCGACATGAAAGGCATCGAATTCGGTGCCGGAACAACCCAGATCCAGAAGCTCATCATCGCCCAGGAGCTGATCCGGAAGGGCGGAGCGTGACGTCAGCCGCACGATCGCGCAATATTCGACAGGAGGAAGAACGTGGACAGAAAGTACGTACGGTATGAAGTGGAAGGCCGCCTGGCGGTCGTGACCATCGACAATCCGAAGATGAACGCCCTGGGGATGCCCGTGATAGCGGATCTGGAGGCGGTATTCGACGAGCTGGAAGGCCGGAAGGACATCGGAGTGGCCATCATCACGGGCGCCGGGGAGCGGGCCTTTGTCGCCGGGGCGGACATCAAGGGATTCAAGGATGTCTTCGGCCGGAAGGACATTGCCTTTGACAGCGCGAGAAAAATGCAGGCCTGTTTCACGAAGATCGAGAAGTCGCGGCTGGTCGTCATCGCCGCCATCAACGGCCTGGCCCTGGGGGGCGGATGTGAGCTGGCGTCGGCCTGCGACATCCGGATTGCCGCGGATACGGTCATCATCGGGGTTCCCGAGGTCAAGCTGGGGCTGATTCCCGGAGCGGGCGGCACGCAGCGCCTGGGACGCCTCTTGGGGAAGGGACGCGCCAAGCTCATGGTGCTGTCGGGGGATTTCTTCACGGCCCAGGACGCCTTCCAGTTGGGGCTTCTGGAAAAGGTCGTCCCGGCGAAGGATCTGATGGCCGAGGCGAAGAAACTGGCCGGGTCGATTCTCTCCAATGCCCCCCTCGCCGTGGAGGCCGGCAAGAAGGCCATCAACCAGGGCGTGGAGATGTCCCTGGAGGACGGTCTGATTTTCGAGGCCGGCCTGGTCGGGGACCTGTTCCTGACGGAAGACCTCCGAGAGGGGGCCGGTGCGTTTGTCGAGAAGCGGTTCCCCGTCTTCAAGGGAAAGTAAACGACGGGTATCCGTTTCAGGACAAAGCCCCGGCGTGATGCCGGGGCGATTCCATATTCAGGAGAAGTCCAAGCATGAAGACGAAAATTACGGAGATGCTGGGGATCGAATATCCCCTCATCCTGTCCGGCATGAGCTGGATCAGCGTTCCGCAGATGGTCGCCGCCGTATCCAATGCCGGCGGCCTGGGAATACTCGCCACCGGGCCTTTCAATCCCGACCAGACACGGGAGGCGATCCGGGAAATCCGGAGCCTGACGGACAAGCCTTTTGGAGCCAACGCCCCGCTGGTGCTTCCCGGTGCGCGGGACAACGCCCGTGTCCTGATCGAGGAGCACGTTCCCGTAATCAACTACGCCCTCGGGAAGGGAGACTGGCTGATTCGAGAGGTCCACGCCTACGGGGGCAAGGTGCTCTCCACGGTTGTGAACGATCTTCATGCCGTTCGCGCCCAGGAGCAGGGGGCCGACGGGGTCATCGCCACGGGTCACGAAGCGGCCGGCCACGGCGGGGACGCGACGTCGCTCGTCCTGATTCCCCACCTGGTGGACATGCTGAAGATTCCCGTCGTCGCCGCCGGCGGTTTTGCCGACGGACGCGGGCTGGCGGCCGCCCTGTCCCTCGGTGCATCCGCCGTTGCCATGGGGACCCGCTTCATGACAACCCGGGAAAGCACCCTGCATGCAAACTACAAGAAGATATCCATTGAAAAGGACATCTACAGCACGCTGTATTCCACCCGTTTTGACGGCATCCCCTGCCGGGTCATGGAAAACAGGATCTCCCGGGCGATGCTGAAAAAGAGGCTGAACCTGCCGGCCGCCTTTTTCAACTCGCAGATCATTGCCAAACAGCTGCGCCTCCCTTATTGGAAACTGTTCTTCGGCGTCCTGCTCTCAGGATGGAAAAGCGCCCGCCAGCTCGCCTACTTCGCCAATGCCTACAAGCGGATCCTGGCGGCGACGGAGCAGGGGGACACGGAAGGGGGGCTCCTGCCCATGGGGCAGGTGACGGGCCTGATCCAGGACGAGCCGACGGTGGCCGAACTCATGGAGCGGATCGTCCAGGAAGCGAAGTCCGTCCTTGCGGATCGATACGCCATGATGTAGTATCCACGCCATCGTTGGATCCGACATCCACCGGGTCCGACTCTGTTTCACAATCCCGCGTTCGAAATACCGGGTGAAGACGGCACGAACAGGTGTGGACTCCACCGATCTCCGGTGGAGTCCACGATGGCATTCCGAACTTTCTCATGAGTCTCTGCAAAGCGCTTCCGAATGTCCCTCCCTCATTTTGACCCGACTCACCCCCCTGTATTGTTGAATGCAAGCCCCTTCCACGCTCGCGGTGGAAGGGACCGCTTTTCCGTATTGGCGCGGCGACGGCCGCCATGTTGGTGGAATGGCCGTTGATATGCCGGCGTCGGGGCGGTCCATGCGAAGAAACCGCCTCGACGGAATCTTGCGAGTGTTCCGGCGCCGCATGGAACGGAAGCGTCCATAGATGCAGAGTTGCACAGATGACGGTTTTTTCCCGTGCGCCGCTGGAAATTTATAAAAAAAGAAGGAGAAAGATGGAATGTCAGTCAGCAAGTATGAAGCGGTTTACGGAGAATCCATTGAGCGGCCCGATGCGTTCTGGGGCAAAGCGGCACATGAGATTCAGTGGTTCAAGAAATGGGACAGCGTTCTCGATGATACCCGGGCCCCTTTTTACCGGTGGTTCCCGGGCGGAGAGCTGAATACCTGCTACAACGCGCTGGATCATCATGTCGAGTCCGGCCGGGGAGAGCAGGCGGCGATCATCTACGACAGCCCGGTCACAGGCACGGTCCGGAAAATCACGTACGGGGAGCTCCTGGAAACGGTGTCGAAGTTTGCCGGCGCCCTCTCCGGCCTGGGCGTGGCAAAGGGAGAGACGGTCATCATCTACATGCCCATGATTCCAGAAGCTGTTGTGGCCATGCTGGCCTGCGCACGGATCGGGGCGGTGCACTCCGTCGTCTTCGGCGGCTTTGCACCGACGGAGTTGGCCATCCGCATCGACGATGCCAAACCGAAAGTCATCGTCTCGGCATCCTGCGGGATCGAAGGCAGCAAGATCCTTCCCTACAAGCCGCTTCTCGATGAGGCGGTCCGAATCGCAGGACACAAACCACAGAACTGCATCGTCTACCAGCGGCCCCAGGTGGAGGCCGCCATGACCGCGGGCAGGGACCTGGACTGGAGCGCTCTGGTCGACGGAGCCAAGGCGGCTCCCTGCACGCCCGTCACCGCGACGGATCCCCTGTACATCCTGTATACCTCGGGCACCACGGGGAAGCCGAAAGGCGTGGTCCGGGACAACGGCGGATACGCCGTCGCCCTGAAATGGTCGATGCAGCACATCTACGACGTGAAGCCCGGCGAGGTATTCTGGGCGGCATCCGATGTCGGCTGGGTCGTCGGCCATTCCTACATCGTCTATGCCCCTCTGCTTCATGGGTGCACAACCGTTCTCTATGAGGGGAAGCCGGTGGGGACGCCGGATCCCGGGGCCTTCTGGCGTGTGGTTTCGCAGCACGGCGTGTCCGTGCTGTTCACGGCGCCCACGGCGTTCCGGGCCATCAAGAAGGAAGACCCGGATGCTGCATATCTGAAGAAATATGACATCTCCTCCCTGCGCTATCTCTTTCTGGCGGGGGAGCGCCTGGACCCGGATACATACCACTGGGCCAGTGACATGCTGAAGCGTCCCGTCATCGATCACTGGTGGCAGACGGAGACGGGCTGGCCGATCGCGGCGAACTGCATGGGCGTCGAGCCCTTTCCCGTCAAGGCGGGCTCCCCGACCAAGGCCGTTCCTGGGTACAATGTCCAGATCCTGGACTCCGAAGGAAACGAACTCCCCAAGGGCGAAGAAGGGGCCGTGGTGATCAAGCTGCCCCTGCCCCCCGGATGCCTTCCGACGCTGTGGCAGGATGACGGGCGCTACCTGGAGTACGTAACGGAAAGGCCGGGGTATTACGTCACCGGAGACGGCGGGTATATCGACCGGGACGGCTACATCTTCATCATGGGCCGGATCGACGACGTGATCAATGTGGCGGGGCACCGCCTTTCCACCGGCTCCATGGAGGAGATCGTCTCCCGGCACAAGGACGTGGCGGAGTGTGCGGTCCTGGGGGCCGATGACAAGCTCAAGGGCCAGGTTCCCGTCGGTTTCGTCGTGCTGAAGGCGGGCGTTGAGCGCAAGCCGGAGGAGATCGTGGATGAGCTCGTCCGGATGGTGCGCTCGGAGCTTGGTGCGCTGGCCTGCTTCAAGCAGGCCGCAGTTGTGAAGGCCCTCCCGAAAACGCGATCGGGCAAGATCCTGCGGAGCACCATGCGCAAGATCGTGGATGGAAAGGAATACGCGGTGCCTTCGACCATCGATGACCCCTCGGTCCTGGATGTCATTGCCGATTCCGCGAAAGGGATGGGTTATGCAAAATCCTGATCCCCTGCCGGAGGCCTCGACCACTCCGCAGCCCTGCTGAATGCGGCATGGGCGTTCCGGACGGCCGGGTTTCGCCGCGTCCTGAGCGGGAAGACCGGGATGCGGGAGGAGCGGAGGAATCGTTCCGCCCCTGAATGTGTGCAACAACGGGCCATCTCGAAGCAAGTGCGGCGGGATGGCCCGTTCATGACATTCCGCAATCGGTCGGTTTTCATCCGCCCTTCATCTTTTATCGAATCCTGAAGGCGGAAACCCTTGCCTCGTTGAGGGAAAACCCTTATCCTGTCACCTCTTCAATGTTCTTTGGCACCCGGTTCGTGCCGGCTTTTCAGTTGGACGCGCGGCTGCTGCGCCAGTGAGAGTTCACGGCGTCT comes from the Syntrophales bacterium genome and includes:
- a CDS encoding enoyl-CoA hydratase-related protein; this encodes MDRKYVRYEVEGRLAVVTIDNPKMNALGMPVIADLEAVFDELEGRKDIGVAIITGAGERAFVAGADIKGFKDVFGRKDIAFDSARKMQACFTKIEKSRLVVIAAINGLALGGGCELASACDIRIAADTVIIGVPEVKLGLIPGAGGTQRLGRLLGKGRAKLMVLSGDFFTAQDAFQLGLLEKVVPAKDLMAEAKKLAGSILSNAPLAVEAGKKAINQGVEMSLEDGLIFEAGLVGDLFLTEDLREGAGAFVEKRFPVFKGK
- a CDS encoding crotonase/enoyl-CoA hydratase family protein; translated protein: MEKKDPFRVEREGHVAWLVLDRPEKRNSMGLNFYDELGRHFRAFDEDPDVRVVVIRAEGKCFTSGTDLGELATFYGQKNAGQREDLRITIRNAQQGMDWVERCRKPVIAAVHGHCLGGGVDLLSACDIRIASRDAVFSVREVRVAFIADVGTLQRLPHIIGHGWFRDLALTGRDFGAEEALKMGFITGIYDDREAVVEGAGKLAGQIASYSPLAVQGTKDVLLYSRDKGIQAGLEYTAQKNAAVVPSEDMIEAAMAFMEKRAPVYKGK
- a CDS encoding nitronate monooxygenase, giving the protein MKTKITEMLGIEYPLILSGMSWISVPQMVAAVSNAGGLGILATGPFNPDQTREAIREIRSLTDKPFGANAPLVLPGARDNARVLIEEHVPVINYALGKGDWLIREVHAYGGKVLSTVVNDLHAVRAQEQGADGVIATGHEAAGHGGDATSLVLIPHLVDMLKIPVVAAGGFADGRGLAAALSLGASAVAMGTRFMTTRESTLHANYKKISIEKDIYSTLYSTRFDGIPCRVMENRISRAMLKKRLNLPAAFFNSQIIAKQLRLPYWKLFFGVLLSGWKSARQLAYFANAYKRILAATEQGDTEGGLLPMGQVTGLIQDEPTVAELMERIVQEAKSVLADRYAMM
- a CDS encoding acyl-CoA dehydrogenase family protein, with the translated sequence MDFQLSEDQKIFKATLHKFVDEVIIPRAPEVDQDGIFPTENFKAMADLGLFGISIPQEHGGSGEGIMSCVLAMEELGRGCASTANTFGSHAILCTENICRNGNEEQKKKYLPSLIEGKKIGAIAITEPEAGSDALSMKTRAVRKGDRYILNGTKMFITNGPVCDVVLVYAKTNPDAGPKGISAFVVERGFKGFSSGKTLKKMGVKGSPTGELVFEDCEVPAENLVGEENGGIRVLMNGLDRERIVYSICPIGVAQGAFDVAFRYAQERIQFGLPIISFQMIQEMLAEMATELHAARLMAYWAATTADQGGRVRLEASYAKLFCSQVGMRTVDKAVQILGGYGFISEFPVERMYRDMKGIEFGAGTTQIQKLIIAQELIRKGGA
- a CDS encoding sigma-54 dependent transcriptional regulator, producing the protein MKSTILIVDDTQLIAESLRKALSREGYDILTAATGKDALLSYEENGPDLILLDVKLPDIDGIQVLQKIRQVDAKTPIIVMTAYSGIKGAVEAMKSGAYDYVAKPFDIDELKIIVARCLASRKVEAEVDHMRSTKKELYSFSRIITCSPKMKTIIDMSQRVALGSRSTVLIQGESGTGKELFANAIHYSSQRTNYPLVAVNCAMLSEGVLESELFGHEKGAFTGAVKQKKGVFELADQGTLFLDEIGEISPATQIKLLRFLEERELQRVGGTKKINVDVRIIAATNRNLMKRVEEGRFREDLYYRLNVIAFNIPPLRERREDVPLLTDHFLDLYGRLLGKSGRRLSREAMDALSRYPWPGNVRELRNVIERAVLLSDGPEIGVQDVPLEISGRHNGPEGSGVKYIEDMPLDLLIKNYTESILARYRSNRTKASEVLGITRQRLRRILKSQPD
- a CDS encoding propionyl-CoA synthetase, translating into MSVSKYEAVYGESIERPDAFWGKAAHEIQWFKKWDSVLDDTRAPFYRWFPGGELNTCYNALDHHVESGRGEQAAIIYDSPVTGTVRKITYGELLETVSKFAGALSGLGVAKGETVIIYMPMIPEAVVAMLACARIGAVHSVVFGGFAPTELAIRIDDAKPKVIVSASCGIEGSKILPYKPLLDEAVRIAGHKPQNCIVYQRPQVEAAMTAGRDLDWSALVDGAKAAPCTPVTATDPLYILYTSGTTGKPKGVVRDNGGYAVALKWSMQHIYDVKPGEVFWAASDVGWVVGHSYIVYAPLLHGCTTVLYEGKPVGTPDPGAFWRVVSQHGVSVLFTAPTAFRAIKKEDPDAAYLKKYDISSLRYLFLAGERLDPDTYHWASDMLKRPVIDHWWQTETGWPIAANCMGVEPFPVKAGSPTKAVPGYNVQILDSEGNELPKGEEGAVVIKLPLPPGCLPTLWQDDGRYLEYVTERPGYYVTGDGGYIDRDGYIFIMGRIDDVINVAGHRLSTGSMEEIVSRHKDVAECAVLGADDKLKGQVPVGFVVLKAGVERKPEEIVDELVRMVRSELGALACFKQAAVVKALPKTRSGKILRSTMRKIVDGKEYAVPSTIDDPSVLDVIADSAKGMGYAKS